Proteins encoded by one window of Dioscorea cayenensis subsp. rotundata cultivar TDr96_F1 chromosome 6, TDr96_F1_v2_PseudoChromosome.rev07_lg8_w22 25.fasta, whole genome shotgun sequence:
- the LOC120262791 gene encoding uncharacterized protein LOC120262791 translates to MHHWANLKEQPNPPEPEYDELEKLIINDRLRYMRAIYESNANFAIYKRDDCWPFNNLHWIFFNLHPGMHFSELLPSFSILNKIEVDHKIAHPPKGDMISDLRNKIEEEYFESSLPNK, encoded by the exons ATGCATCATTGGGCCAATTTGAAAGAGCAACCCAATccacccgagccagaatatgaTGAACTAGAAAAGCTAATTATAAATGATAGATTGAGATACATGCGTGCAATCTACGAGTCGAACGCTAATTTTGCCATTTACAAAAGAGATGATTGCTGGCCATTTAACAATCTTCATTGGATATTCTTTAATCTTCATCCCGGGATGCATTTTAGTGAACTTTTACCAA GTTTTTCAATACTCAATAAAATTGAAGTTGACCACAAGATTGCACATCCACCAAAAGGAGATATGATTAG TGACTTACGTAACAAGATTGAGGAAGAGTATTTTGAGTCGTCCTTACCTAACAAGTAG